In the genome of Bufo bufo chromosome 9, aBufBuf1.1, whole genome shotgun sequence, the window CCTGACCTGGCTGGCTTCCCTGGCTGCACCCTGTGTGTAAGTAATACTGTTACTGTGTGCCATTAAATGCAACCAATGTGCCCATCAaactgcagccactgtgcccatcaacatgcagccactgtgcccatcaaaatGCAGCTACTGTGCCCATCAAAATGCAGCTATTGTGCCCATCAAAACACATACTGTGGCCATAAaaacacagccactgtgcccgtccaaacgcagccactgtgcccgtccaaacgcagccactgtgcccgtccaaacgcagccactgtgcccgtccaaacgcagccactgtgcccgtccaaacgcagccactgtgcccgtccaaacgcagccactgtgcccgtcaaaatgcagccactgtgcccatcaaaatTCAGGTCACAAAGAGGGCCTCTGTTAGAGAGCCCCCCCTCCAGGATCCATTAGACCCCATTGTAGTTGCCTAATATATCCCACCCCTTGACATGTGTCATTGTAATAATATAATCAATGCTATTCACTTCACCTGTCAGTGGTTTTAATGTTGTGGCTGATCAGTGTAGTATACATTTGCTTTTCCCCTTAGATGTCTagcaaaaaaacaaagttatcagGATGTCAATACAAGCAACGCCGAAAAAGAAAGGAAGAAGCTTTGAAAAAAATTACTTCTTCTATTACAAGCTTCTTACAGCCACAGTCTTCATTAAGCAGTGTCCAAGATTCCCTTTGCACTGATGCATCAACATCAAGCAAAGAGTTAAGGTCCAGTGTCATAGACATTTCACATAGGGgagaaggagaaaaaaataaacaattggaAGAATCAGAATGTGATGATGATCTGGTACCCGTGGATCCCGAGTGTTGTACTGAGCCAATAACAACTGGAGATGTAACTTCAGGTTACATTGTTTCAGCAGCAGAGATGCATTTTGACATTGAAGAGGAAGATATATCTGATGTTTCCTCTGAGTCAGACACTGAGTCTATTGTACTTATGGATGATGAAACTGAAATGGAACTTGAAGAGCCATCAACAGCATCACATGGAATCTCAAGTGATCCTGCTTTCTGGCCTGAAAATATAGATGACCAACACAGAATAACTTTGATAAAAATTGGTCCTGTTCAAGAAAAGGCTTTTACTTTTCCAAAAGATGATACCAACAGGAGCTTTTCTATCTCTTACTACCAAAGAGTACTGGATAATGGAGAGAAGATACCAAGAAATTGGTTGATCTATTCTACAGCTAATAATTCGGTCCAGTGTTTTGCTTGCCGGATATTCAACAGTGACAATATGGCTTTGGCCTCAAAACAAGGCTTTAATGATTGGCAGCATCTGACAAGACATTTAAGCCGACATGAAAAAACCACAATCCATATCACAAATTATAAGAAATGGATGGATCTTTCAAGAGCTCTGGAAAAGGGAACAACCATTGATCATATCAATCAAAAGATCATTAAACAAGAAGAGAAACGCTGGTATTCTGTCATACAGCGAATAATCTACATTATCCAATATTTAGCAGGACAAAATCTGGCGCTTCGTGGCTGTGATGCCCGTTTGTTTCAAAACAATAATGGTAACTTCCTGAAATTGGTTGAAATGATAGGGAAATTTGATCCCATCATATCTGAACATATTCAGAGAATTCAGTGCTCCATTTCACAGCATTCACAAATGCCACATTATCTCGGTTACAAGATTCAGAATGAGATAATTGCCATAGTTGGcacaaaaataagagaaaaaattaTACGAAGCCTAAATGAGTCCAAATATTTCTCCATTATCCTGGATTGTACTCCTGATATGAGCCACACTGAGCAGATTAGTATTGTTGTCCGATTTGTTGTTCTAGAtcaaagtgcaaaaaaaattgaagttcGAGAACACTTCCTTGATTTTTGTCCAGTAAACAATACAACATCTGAAGGACTGACATCCTTTTTACTGGCCTACCTAAAGAACAATCACATTGCAATTGAGAATATGCGTGGCCAAGGCTATGACAATGGCGCAAACATGAAAGGAAAACATAATGGTTTGCAGCAAAGAATACTAAATATCAATCCAAGAGCCTTTTTTGTGCCATGCAGTGCACATACTCTCAACTTGGTGGTGAATGACGCTGCAAAGATTTCATTCCTGACAATAGATTTCTTTGGCATCGTTCAAGAACTTTATGTGTTCTTTGCCTCATCCACCCAACGGTGGCAAGTACTCAAGGAGCACGTTACAAATCTAACTTTAAAACCACTCTCCGCAACCAGATGGGAAAGCAGAGTTGCAGCAATTAAACCCTTGCGATATTTCCTACCTGAGGTATTTGATGCACTGTATGACATCTCAGATGATGACAACAGGGACATTAACACTAAACATCAAGCTCAATCCTTGGCAACGAAAATAAAATCATTCAaattcatctgttccattgtcatTTGGTATGAATTATTATCAAAGGTGAATGTGATCAGCAAAATAATGCAGCAAACAACATCAAACCTATCAGGCTGTGTACAGGAACTGGAGAAGTTGATCAAGCACTTGGTGGAATACAGGTCTGATGAAGGCTTTGAGAATGCGCTAGCTGATGCCAAAGGAATAGCTGAAAAGCTTGATTGTGAAGCAAAATTTCCTGATGCATTTACAATTAGACCTCGACGGAAAAAGAAGATTTTTGACTATGAACATGAAGATGAGTCTCTTGCAGACCCTACACAATATTTTAAAGTGAATTTTTTCTTTGCCGTTTTGGACACATCCATCCAGTCCATAAATGAGAGATTCACATTACTTCAGAGCCACTGTGACACATTTGCATTTTTATATGAAATCCCAAAACTTGGGATGGACAAAAAGGATATATTGAAGTGttccatggatctgcaaaacaaatTAACTGACAGCCAGTTATCCCACTCTGACATTAATGGAATAGATCTTTGTGATGAACTGGACACCATTCGACCTTTTCTAACCCAGGAGATGACAGTCACCAACATCTTGCAGTATCTAGTGGAGAATAACTTGACCAACACATTCCCAAACCTTTCTGTTTCACTGAGAATATTGATGACACTTCCTGTAAGTGTAGCTGCTGGGGAACGTTCATTTTCCAAACTAAAGCTGATAAAAAATTATCTCCGTTCCACGATGTCCCAGGCAAGACTTACCAACTTATCCATTATATCCATTGAAAAATCCTTCTGCGAAGACTTGGATATAGATGATGTGATTAGAAATTTTGCTGTTGCCAAGGCTCGAAGAGTTCGTTTTGTTTGATTAAATAATCAATGTGTACACACTGCATGCATCCTTTCCTAGTGTCTCACAACTAGAAGATAATGTACCAACATTTTTTGGGAGACTGCAGATGTGTGTTTTCAATATTTAGttgggcttggatgtttttcttaagAAAAGgcgtgccactctaccccatagcccaggcaTTTGAAGAATactggagattgttgtcacatgtaccaccttACAGCCAGCACTTGCcatatattcctgcagctcctttaatgttgctgtaggcctcttggcagCCTCCCTGACcagtttcttctcatcttttcatacattttggagggatgtccagtacttggtgatgtcactgttgtgacatattttctccacttgatgatgactgtcttcactgtgttccatggtgtatctaatgccttggaaattcttttgtacccttctcctgactgataccttctaacaatgagatccatcTGATGCTTTGAAAGCTCTCTGCGGACCATGGATTTTGTTctaggatgcgactaagaaaatgttaggaaagaccaactagaagtgctgaactttatttggggttaatcagagcacTCTAAGACTAGATTTACATCTAGGCTGCTGTGCTGCCTTGATGCGTTTTTCAGGCATGTTTTGCAGTGCTTTTTGTGTTTTTAAACCCTCCTTTTTGCATGCAGTTTTTAtgcattttgtgttttttttcctctttaaacacactgtatATAGCTGGTTGCTAAGAAGGAGGCCGGGAAGCAAGCCACTTTAagtttatttaactttatttaattGATATTTGCACTTGATTGTATGCATGAATCTGTTATTTGCACTTTAGTTATTGTATTtattgaaaatgtaaaaagtacAGAATCAATCTATCTTGCatattttgcatctgttattATAGATTTTCTGCTACCTCATTTTCTGTTCAAAAATGTTATATTGTTCAGTTCATATTTATAGTCCAAGTACACTATTTGTACTATTTGCACTATTTGTTTTACATGCACTTGACACAGATTTGTCAATgaataaaacatttattttgacttgtcaaagccgttgactaagttattgtcaaagcaaattggtggggctgaagttgttgccatagaaacattgtaaaggggaggagttagtaagataaccacgcccatgtgggggcgccagaaatatttctgcacccaggcgcctgtgaccctaggatcggccctgacgGGTTGCACCAAGTCGTGCAAACAAGGCCTTATGCGGGCGTTAAATTGCGGTTCCTCAAGATACAAATGCCGTCTGTGTGCTGTCAGAAATGTGTCTAAACAAACGGTCAGtccattagggctcatgtacactgcGGCTGCCCAGCCATGGCTGTATTGTCTCCCACAtacagtgggtccacaatacacgtcAAGTGGCCGTGtggaacacggatcacggaaccattcacttgaaagtgtccgcaatcatggagatgcggtgcagaagtACGCAGCGAAACACCGTGGAAGCACTACAGCGTTTCtagccatgcctccgcaccgaaaAAATATTCATTCATGCAATACTGTTATGTGAAACGGAggtatcacggacccattcaagttgaaaggATCTGGATCCGTCCCGGCGGCCGTACggacgttgcccatgcattggtgaCCTGAAATTGAGGTCACTAGTGCACGGAACGGCACACctacgtgtgaatgagccctcataAGAACACCTCTTTTTTTCAGGaagacggacaagaataggacataatataatttttttgtggtcatggaacagagcaacggatgcggacagcacacggattgcTGTCCGCATGTATTGCGGTGACTGTGTATGTACCAGAGACATAAAAAAATTCAGTTCGGATACGGAGACAAACCATgtatgtgtgcatgaggccttagaatcaaTACACAatagacttagggctctttcacacctgcgttgttgtgttccggcatagagttccgtcgtcggggctctatgccggaagaatcctgatcaggattatccccatgcattctgaatggagagaaatccgttcaggatgcatcaggatgtcttcagttccggtacggaacgttttttgaccagagaaaataccgcagcatgctgcgctttttgctccggccaaaaatccggaacacttgccgcaaggccggatccggaattaatgcccattgaaaggcattgatccggatccggccttaagctaaacgtcgtttcggcgcattgccgcatccgacatttagctttttcagagtggttaccatggctgccgggacgctaaagtcctggcagccatggtaaagtgtagtggggagcggggagcagtgtacttaccgtccgtgcggctccccgggcgctccagagtgacgtcagggcgccccaagctcatggatcatgtgatcaca includes:
- the LOC120979848 gene encoding zinc finger MYM-type protein 1-like; protein product: MHFDIEEEDISDVSSESDTESIVLMDDETEMELEEPSTASHGISSDPAFWPENIDDQHRITLIKIGPVQEKAFTFPKDDTNRSFSISYYQRVLDNGEKIPRNWLIYSTANNSVQCFACRIFNSDNMALASKQGFNDWQHLTRHLSRHEKTTIHITNYKKWMDLSRALEKGTTIDHINQKIIKQEEKRWYSVIQRIIYIIQYLAGQNLALRGCDARLFQNNNGNFLKLVEMIGKFDPIISEHIQRIQCSISQHSQMPHYLGYKIQNEIIAIVGTKIREKIIRSLNESKYFSIILDCTPDMSHTEQISIVVRFVVLDQSAKKIEVREHFLDFCPVNNTTSEGLTSFLLAYLKNNHIAIENMRGQGYDNGANMKGKHNGLQQRILNINPRAFFVPCSAHTLNLVVNDAAKISFLTIDFFGIVQELYVFFASSTQRWQMGKQSCSN
- the LOC120979246 gene encoding uncharacterized protein LOC120979246; protein product: MQQTTSNLSGCVQELEKLIKHLVEYRSDEGFENALADAKGIAEKLDCEAKFPDAFTIRPRRKKKIFDYEHEDESLADPTQYFKVNFFFAVLDTSIQSINERFTLLQSHCDTFAFLYEIPKLGMDKKDILKCSMDLQNKLTDSQLSHSDINGIDLCDELDTIRPFLTQEMTVTNILQYLVENNLTNTFPNLSVSLRILMTLPVSVAAGERSFSKLKLIKNYLRSTMSQARLTNLSIISIEKSFCEDLDIDDVIRNFAVAKARRVRFV